The genomic segment AGCTTCGGTCCTTCATTCTTCTTGCAACAAGTCTTCTTCCCCGCTCCCTGGCGCCTTCCCGACGTGGAATACTTCAAGTTTTCGTTCGAATAACACCAAGGCACGCCCCGTACTTTTATTTTTGCATCACATGCGTTGTATATTtcactagtagaaaaatcgtTTTTTACTTCGCGTATTCAATGAAGTAATAAGATAGTTAATTGCCGAAGTATATggacgtgaagtaatagatgtACCTTTTATTTCGCATAATAACTGAAGTTGTATGATTGAAAATACTGAAGTCTTTGGCCGATTTTCGAAAGAAAACCGGTCCAGAATTAGACCGGTGCCGAAGTAAGAAATGTGTTTTACTTCATCGATTATTGTAAATAATGaagtaatatattatatataacttcgtcttaattattatttagcgaagtagtttttaatattttactTCATTATTTACAATAATCGACGAAGTAATTCATCTGAAAGATCTCGTAGTTATGTATTTTGATGAGGTAATAGACACAAACAACTTCACAATTTATCATATTTGTGGAAgtaaatataatctataacCTCAACATTTATCCTATTTATTGAAgtattttatattatgttacttCACAATTTACATTTAGTGACGAAGTAAGTGGTTCGAAATACTTCAGTAATTTGTATTTTGATGAAGTAATACGCAAAACAACTTCACTTTAACAGAACAATGTTGAAGTAAATTAATTCTATCACTTCGTCTGATTTCTTATTGACGAAGTATTTAATATTATGTTACTTCACAATTTGCAAATAACAACGAAGTAATTTACCTATtacacttcattttttttattttgatgaagtaattgttaaaaaaaGACTTCGCAATATATGACTTAATACACTAATATAATTAAACTCATAAATTATCCATATAAAAATTACTAATATCCACGAATCCACAATTACATATTCATCAATCCACAAGTAATCCAAAAAATGTATCCACAAAACTAAAAATATATCCAAAAATCCACAATGACAAACAAAATATTTGTCCCAACATACACCATCCATCTAAGCACGTACATAAGAGTAAAAAAATTCACTCCATTCACTTCTAAACTCGTCATATTGACATTGGGTGTAATATTGGTTCTTGATGCATCCtgcaaactgaaatttgaaaCATAAAAAACATAAGGCTGGATGATTAAAACATAAAAAACGTAAGGCTCGATGAGCCGCCAAGCTAGCTAGGAAGATTAAAACTTAATCTTGGAACACAAATATAATTAACACATGCTTAAAAACAATTATAAGAATTTCCCATGTACAACATATTTTTTTTCGAAGAACAAGCTGTCACAAAAAAGTAAAACCATATTAATTTGAGGATTAACGTAAAAGAATTAATATATGAGacaattttgatatgattaacatgATGCATGTACCAATAAAAGCATACAACAAGAGTCTCGAGTTCAATCCGATATGAGGGAACCAATGAGGACATATATAGACCAAAAAAACAGGAAAAGACAAAACCAGATCACCTTAAACTCCAACAAAATCTGAAGCCACCCGGCTTCTTGTTTCAAGAAGCGAAATCAACTTAAAAGTAAGAACAGATTGAATTTACGCCACTTGGAAATGATACAAGAATCTTGAAAAAAAGACAACACGTACAGTCCAGAATCATACTCCCGTATATGATTTCTGGGCTTCAAATTTCTTGATAAAACCAACAACCCACCAAATAAAATAAACGAAAAGAAAGTATTTTAACCAAAACATATATCAGCAATAAACAGAATAAACACAAAAGCTTAAGATTACAACACAGAAGATATGAAAATCAGGAACAAAATTTCCTTTTTTTTATCAACAAATTTATCCCAAGAAGAAACTCACCATCTTCTCCAACTGTGGATCATCGCAATCGACTATCTCTTTCATGTACCTCATCACACAATATCCACACTCAACCGAACCACTTTGTTTCAGATTACCCTATAATGGAATTGAAAATTTATTGCAACAATCACAATCTAATTAATAACCACTACCAATTCATGTATTCATAAATAAGTACGATACATACCGTCAATATTTTAAAACCTGGCCCTTTAGAAATACCCTTGGAGGCATTGTACAACTTCACCCCACTACATTTTAAAAAGTAAGAAGTTATTTTTTTGTATATTTATAAGTTAATgtattcaaaatcaacaaaagcTACTACTTACTTAGTCACAATAGTTTTCCATGTATCATCTCGGTTCCTATTAGACGTAGAAtccaataaatatatcatattctTATCTTCGTTGACGATTGTCAAGATCCAATGGTACCTGAAAAAATGAAATTACAGCATTGACTACCATGAAgtaaaaatctataaataactAAATTCTTACCCAGTGTTGTTTGGGATGAGGCAGATGCTATCTCTACACACTGCTTCCAACTGATCAGCAATATGTTGTGATAAGTCACGGCCATCTGTGCCAATCGGGCATGTAGGTATATTACCGGGATCCACAAACGAAAAATAATCAGCCTTGtcttttttcttcaaatctttGTAGAGGTGACTGCATGATATAGATGCACAAATACATCGTttagaaaattttcaaaatatgaaCAACCAccacaaaaaatattatataaattcacaaatattgTAAGTTAGACATTATATATACCCCATGTAAACTAAAATTTGTCTGGCACCTATCTCCCTCATCTCCATAAAACGTACGATATCTTCTCTTAGCAACCGTATTCTTTTAGGACGTCCAAACATAGCGTCCTCAAACTCAATGCATATGGTATCCGATTCATTCAGCAATCGAACAACATGAGAGTAGATATACTTGCACGACATGGGTAATGTTTTCTCAATTTCTTTTAAATTGTCGCGCTGACCAGGAACATCCGCAAGAACAAATGGGGATTCTCTAAACAACCTCTGATAAACAGTTCCACACCCTCCTCGTACTGTTTTGACCTTCTATCCGAGTGAATCCAAGAATTATCCATTTCAATACAGAAAAATACCAGaaatatataacaataaatTTGATCTAAACCtgaaaatattacatttaataATGTCATTTTAAGTGCATATAAGTTAGAAAAACCGAAAATTAGACAATGCCTAACAAGAAGGGGACAACAAATATTTTAGACAATGTCGAACATTAAGAACCCAGAGACGGACAACCAAGGCCTTAGAAAACAACACGCACCTCCAAAGAAATGGTGTGTATCTCAACCACCAACCTCATCAGAAACTATTGAGTCATACAGAAAGGGACTTCTCAACTAGTAGCTCTTGATAATACAAGACAATAGACTACTAAGTCTTTGAACAAAACAATATATCAATTACAGTATCGAAAGACTTACTCCATCTAATGGTCCATTAGAATACACTTGACTTATAAAGTCTTAACACCATGTATTTCAAACTTCTGATAAGGTTGGTGGTGGCCATTTTCAATAAATAACTCAACAGAGGTACGAAAATAAGAAATTAACCAATTATCGTTCCAATCAATACCATAACTCGGGAAACTGGTTTCGGACTAACTCAGTGCTTTGaacggtggtggtggtggtgtttTGCTTCCCTCTCGGTGAGTGGAAAGGCGGTGGTGTTGGTGGTTCGAAGCCAACGGCGGTGAGTGGAACGGCGTGGTGTTAGGGTTAATTTTGAAAGAAAGTGTGGAAGGATATAATGAGCTCGTCTGTGAAGGatatatgatataaatattGAATCAGAGACGGTTTCTAAAAAAACGTTGCTAAtagcaacggttttaaaaatctgtcgctaatagcgacattTTTTATAACACCGTCGCtgattaaatcggcgacggtttaaaaacaACCGTGACTGGAAATGTGCTTACATGAAAAAATTGATGTGTGAGGGCAGTGtctctcgtgcatatgcgcgacaccgatgcgcgcatatgcgtgaggtaggcagaggacctcgcgcatatgcgcgaggaggccAGTAGCTACGATGCGAGAACAGACgcactcgtgcatatgcgctgaagtgtgcgcgcatatgcgcgaaaaaaaccgtcgctattagcgacggctttttgaaaaaaccgtcgctgattaaaccagcgacggtttgtagcgacaaaccgtcgctaaatgttcagtatagtttagtttcctttgttaatctgcgcggttcatcttattacttcagcatgaacttatttttcttatttttttacttcgtcaacattgatatgcggaagtaaaatataataaaaaaatatagtgaagcccgtgtttttaaacatccgaagtaaaatatattattttacttcgcttgtgttattattgaagttattggtaatgtattacttcgtaatttattattgccgaagtaaagcctgccgaagtaaaatacgatttttctactagtgtTTGCTGTTATATGTGTCTTTGtagatgaaaattttgatccatCGCACAGCATGAAGATCGAAGGTTTTTGGGTGGCTTTTCTTTCATGTTCTAACAACTACTCATGTTTTACTGTGTgctgtgcaaggggctgcggtTCTTGTGAGTTTAGGGACTGAATGTGAGGACAAGATGTTGTATGGAGGATTAGAAATCATGCTGGGGGCTGTAGGTTGTCGGATCGGGAGGATAATGCAATGGGGGTGGCTCGGTTCTTGAGATAACAGCGTGCAAGGGTATTCCACCAACGCAGGGACATAGATGAGCCTTAGATctgaccctggtgggtctgagacaaGGCTTGGAAGGGATTGGCAAGAGCTGGAACCGCCTGAGTTGGTGGTTCGCACGCGGGAAGAAGATAGGCTCGGATGTGTGGACTTTGGGTTCTAGTGCTCGTTGCTGTCGTGTGGGATGCATGGGGCTGGTTGCGTGAGTTTTGTAGGTCCCTTAGGGTCTGGTCTAGGTCCTAGATGGCTGGGCTCGTGACTGATGTGAGCTGGTGCGAGCCTAGGGGTGCTAGAATTCGAGTGGTGCAAGGAAGGGTTAGAGATAGGAATAGCTGAATCTGTCCAGCAGATTTGAGGCCCATTCAGAAAGGTTTATGGGCCAAGTCTTGATGGTTTTAGGGCCTTTTAGGTGTTTACTAGGTGGggtaaaaagttgggagaaatttgattaagtttcggtttgattcgagttaaaaccgggacctcggtccaaattttaaaacaattcggttatgttatgaaatgagatcgagtttatgtctaggaatgcttataaatatgtCTTGGGATATTTTTAGGAGTACGGTAAGcttcggatcaaaataacgagttttggatttatccgaaatttaatcgtcgcacgaaacgttaattaaaggattaatggaaacgtctagattaaacttaataaaaattatgggaaattatatttaagctcaaataattattagaagtctaagtttttaatttgggaattttatgctaaggtttggtttaattcgggattaaaacgcattaataggttatatttaaagattaatttaaaagtcatagatttaagccaaataaaaatatgagaaagttcatgtaggcttaaataattatttaggacatgttagagtcaatggaattaagaaaatatcaaagaagtgaaattttacgtctacgggtgaaacaataatttttgggtttacaggggaaaaatagtcattttgcacacggggtgagattttggttctggcagcgccctgagcacaaattcatgatattttaaatgttcatgcatcacgtttatgatttttccgcaattatgataaatacggtgcatgcttggtataaatgaaaaattatgtatatgcatgcttttattaagtgatgatgaatatgatgacacgttttgaaagaagtgatttagttgtgactaacacgatgacacgatgacatgtaaggcccgagctcagtgggcgggtaattcCGTCGCTGATGACCCTCGCCGacgggtaccgcggttacacgtagatggatcaatcgactgacatgatgacatgatgatacgaaagtcacagctaatgatcggaattcaaattaagattttaacacgtatatgctgatatgatgatacatgctattacCCCATGTTTTGACAGGTCACGATTACGCATACGATATGATAacattgtaatagccgagcctgatgtacggtacggtttaagttttcataagtttattgactacttggtcaagtttaagtaaAGTTTgcatgttaagagtttcgatttatgattttagtatggttgggtatagatgatgtgtagtgctATTGTAGCGGCATTacaattaaattcatgataaattgtATATTGATCTGAATGAGATGAGGCCTTTTCCATTAGAAATAtatgacataaggctataactttcttattttgagttttgttcaaatcattgtggaagataagccaaaagtgccccgaagcgtgtcgtgcgt from the Primulina eburnea isolate SZY01 chromosome 3, ASM2296580v1, whole genome shotgun sequence genome contains:
- the LOC140828485 gene encoding uncharacterized protein — its product is MSCKYIYSHVVRLLNESDTICIEFEDAMFGRPKRIRLLREDIVRFMEMREIGARQILVYMGHLYKDLKKKDKADYFSFVDPGNIPTCPIGTDGRDLSQHIADQLEAVCRDSICLIPNNTGYHWILTIVNEDKNMIYLLDSTSNRNRDDTWKTIVTNGVKLYNASKGISKGPGFKILTGNLKQSGSVECGYCVMRYMKEIVDCDDPQLEKMFAGCIKNQYYTQCQYDEFRSEWSEFFYSYVRA